One part of the Gossypium raimondii isolate GPD5lz chromosome 1, ASM2569854v1, whole genome shotgun sequence genome encodes these proteins:
- the LOC105784201 gene encoding bZIP transcription factor 27, translated as MEEVWGDIGLASLNDHPAVTPTANPPSFPSVILQDFLAIPINKEMPPTARSGCGTSLTEETTLFGSLPPTPATLFTLNARSIASVAVKAPAPSFPSSCRKKGQENEENSDDPRHKRKIKNRKSAARSRARKQAYTNELELEVARLLEENVKLRRQQDKLLASPRQIPKRNTLCRTLTAPF; from the exons ATGGAGGAAGTTTGGGGAGATATTGGCCTAGCTTCTCTAAATGATCACCCAGCAGTCACTCCCACTGCCAACCCCCCTTCCTTTCCTAGCGTGATCCTTCAAGACTTTTTGGCTATACCCATCAACAAAGAAATGCCTCCAACAGCAAGATCAGGTTGTGGCACATCCCTTACTGAAGAAACCACCCTTTTTGGGTCTCTACCACCCACTCCTGCCACTTTGTTCACCTTGAATGCAAGATCCATCGCAAGTGTGGCAGTCAAAGCTCCTGCTCCATCTTTCCCTTCTTCTTGCAGAAAAAAGGgtcaagaaaatgaagaaaactcTGATGATCCACGGCATAAGCGCAAAATTAAGAATAGAAAATCCGCTGCTCGGTCAAGAGCAAGAAAACAG GCTTACACAAATGAGTTAGAGCTTGAAGTTGCTCGTTTACTGGAAGAAAATGTTAAGCTTAGAAGGCAACAAGACAAG TTACTGGCATCCCCACGTCAGATTCCAAAAAGGAATACTCTATGTAGAACTTTAACAGCGCCCTTTTGA
- the LOC105784220 gene encoding probable BOI-related E3 ubiquitin-protein ligase 2 isoform X1, with translation MAVQAQLCRENMGVPLPMCGLQDWMVNPAPAAPSFQAGSSLQDVPFHPHQNAQNLVPMAVSQPLDAQLEIQRQEIDCFLQLRNERLRYVLREQKKQQQTILLKSMESKALYLMKRKEEELARATKKKMELEACLRKVEMESESWQRLAKANEAKVMDLNKRLEQVRESLIWVSSSAEDGESFYYGSCDRDEEERDNNVQEADSKKKMACKHCNTRSSCVLFLPCRHLCSCNSCEAFLVSCPVCGSVREASIKVYWV, from the exons ATGGCTGTTCAAGCGCAGTTGTGTCGTGAAAATATGGGTGTGCCTTTGCCCATGTGTGGCCTTCAGGATTGGATGGTAAACCCTGCACCTGCTGCTCCTTCATTCCAAGCTGGTTCTAGTCTTCAAGACGTTCCTTTTCATCCGCATCAAAACGCTCAGAACTTGGTTCCCATGGCAGTTTCTCAACCTTTAGATGCTCAACTGGAGATTCAAAGGCAGGAAATTGATTGCTTTCTTCAGTTACGG AATGAGAGGCTAAGATATGTATTACGAGAGCAAAAGAAGCAACAACAAACCATTCTGCTAAAGAGTATGGAATCAAAGGCCTTGTATTTGATGAAGCGAAAAGAAGAAGAGTTGGCACgagcaacaaagaaaaagatggaGCTTGAAGCCTGCTTAAGAAAAGTGGAAATGGAAAGCGAGTCATGGCAAAGACTTGCAAAAGCAAATGAAGCGAAGGTTATGGATCTAAACAAAAGACTGGAACAAGTGAGAGAGAGCCTAATTTGGGTCAGCAGTTCAGCTGAAGATGGAGAATCCTTTTATTATGGTTCGTGCGACagagatgaagaagaaagagacAATAACGTTCAAGAAGCAGACAGCAAGAAAAAGATGGCTTGTAAGCACTGCAACACTAGGAGCTCATGCGTTCTGTTTTTACCTTGCAGACACCTTTGCTCCTGCAACTCTTGTGAAGCATTTCTTGTTTCTTGTCCTGTCTGTGGATCTGTGAGGGAGGCAAGCATTAAGGTGTATTGGGTCTAA
- the LOC105784220 gene encoding probable BOI-related E3 ubiquitin-protein ligase 2 isoform X2 → MGVPLPMCGLQDWMVNPAPAAPSFQAGSSLQDVPFHPHQNAQNLVPMAVSQPLDAQLEIQRQEIDCFLQLRNERLRYVLREQKKQQQTILLKSMESKALYLMKRKEEELARATKKKMELEACLRKVEMESESWQRLAKANEAKVMDLNKRLEQVRESLIWVSSSAEDGESFYYGSCDRDEEERDNNVQEADSKKKMACKHCNTRSSCVLFLPCRHLCSCNSCEAFLVSCPVCGSVREASIKVYWV, encoded by the exons ATGGGTGTGCCTTTGCCCATGTGTGGCCTTCAGGATTGGATGGTAAACCCTGCACCTGCTGCTCCTTCATTCCAAGCTGGTTCTAGTCTTCAAGACGTTCCTTTTCATCCGCATCAAAACGCTCAGAACTTGGTTCCCATGGCAGTTTCTCAACCTTTAGATGCTCAACTGGAGATTCAAAGGCAGGAAATTGATTGCTTTCTTCAGTTACGG AATGAGAGGCTAAGATATGTATTACGAGAGCAAAAGAAGCAACAACAAACCATTCTGCTAAAGAGTATGGAATCAAAGGCCTTGTATTTGATGAAGCGAAAAGAAGAAGAGTTGGCACgagcaacaaagaaaaagatggaGCTTGAAGCCTGCTTAAGAAAAGTGGAAATGGAAAGCGAGTCATGGCAAAGACTTGCAAAAGCAAATGAAGCGAAGGTTATGGATCTAAACAAAAGACTGGAACAAGTGAGAGAGAGCCTAATTTGGGTCAGCAGTTCAGCTGAAGATGGAGAATCCTTTTATTATGGTTCGTGCGACagagatgaagaagaaagagacAATAACGTTCAAGAAGCAGACAGCAAGAAAAAGATGGCTTGTAAGCACTGCAACACTAGGAGCTCATGCGTTCTGTTTTTACCTTGCAGACACCTTTGCTCCTGCAACTCTTGTGAAGCATTTCTTGTTTCTTGTCCTGTCTGTGGATCTGTGAGGGAGGCAAGCATTAAGGTGTATTGGGTCTAA